TTTCTTAGAAAATATGGGAAGGAAGAATGAAGCCATAGAAGTATTAAAGCAATTGAAATCAATAAGGAATAAATTGGACAGGTCAACTTATAATGCTGTTATTACAGTCCTGGAAGATATGACTAAATAATATGAAAATAAACCTGCATTCATGTGGCGCTATATACAATGTATGATGAAAATAATTGTCGAACTAGTGACATCTATTATGTTTGCACTGTATAAACCCCAGCTTCAAAAGTTTAGAAGGTCTCTTTAAAAGACAGAAGTATTAAAAATTAAAGGAGTTTGGAGTGGTTATTTATGAGCAGTAATGACAAGGCTATTATAAACAAAATGATAAAATATTGCAAAGACTCTGTTAAATATATAAATATAAATAGCTTAGAATTCGAGGAATTTACCAATAACGAGTTATACCTTACGTTTTCAATCTTTGCGCTGTCTCAACTGGGAGAGCTTGCCGCTAAGGTTAGTGAAGAAATGAAGGCTGAATTCAATGAGATTCCGTGGAATGCAATAAAAAGCATGCGAAACAAAATAGTACATGATTATGACGGAGTAAGATATAAAGTTATATGGGATACCCTTTGAGAATAGTATTGCCGCTGTCAAAGGCTATTTTAGCCACAATTGTGCTTTGGACGGTGGTTGGCAAGTGGAATGATTATTTTGGACCGCTTTTGTATTTAAACTCGCCAGAAAAAGAACCTTTAATATATCCTCACCCTTTCCAACTTTTAAGCTATTGTA
This region of Bacillota bacterium genomic DNA includes:
- a CDS encoding DUF86 domain-containing protein, with translation MSSNDKAIINKMIKYCKDSVKYININSLEFEEFTNNELYLTFSIFALSQLGELAAKVSEEMKAEFNEIPWNAIKSMRNKIVHDYDGVRYKVIWDTL